The genomic interval CTCGAGGTCTCCGAGATTGAAGCGGCTGTGGTCTCAGTAGAGGTACTGCTCTTCGGTGAGTTGAACGTACTTACCGTTTCGGAACTGGTGCTTGCGTTTCTTGTACCTTGCGAGGATTTTCATGGCGTCAATACCGGCAGAGTATTTTTTCGAGATGAGCGCGTTATCGTCGCTGTCGCCTTGCATGTTGGAAACGACATCGAACGCCCAATCCCAGTCGTCGGGCTGATACTCTTTAACAATCGCAGCAAAGGAGACGTTACGCAGGATTTCGTCACCGATGGCACGTTTCCAGACATCGTTGTAGTGTTCGAGTGAGTCGGTTGCGGCGAGTCGGCCGGCGATCTTGCCGGTGCGGACGGCGACGTGGTAGCCGCCTTCGTGGAAGGCAGAAGTGGTACCCATTGCGCCGCCGGCGACAGCGATGTTTGCGCCGACGGGGGAGTCGATTGGTCGGGTTGAAGAGATTGGATAGGTTTCGGTTCCCTTGGATTTGCCGCGGTCTTCGACGATTGGGATGTCCGCTTCGATATTGTATTCGTCGCCGTACTCAAGTTCGAGTAGACGGCGGATGTACTCAGAGCCGGAGGGGATACGGTCGTCCTCAGGCTCGAGGAGGGCGTAGGCCGCAGGATTTTCGACGTCCTCGAGGTCCATGCCGATTGGCATGGTGAGGCCGACGCGGGCGACTGTGCCGTCGTTTGGGAAGATCCATGGGTAGGCGGTTTCGCCGGGCATGTAGCCCCACCAGAACTTGAGAACGTCTTTGAACTCGTCGAACAGTTCGGGTGGGAACTCGCGGTACTCTTGGTAGGCGATGTGGTTTGCCTCGGGTGGCGAGAGGTGATCGGAGACGCTGCGGCCGGGGGCGGTGAACTGGTCGAGTGCGTCGAGGGTGATTCGACGCTGTGGACCGTCGGCGAGGATAACGTATTGGGCTTCGAGTTGGTCGCCGTTCGACAGCGTCAGCGTGTGGGTAGGTCCCTGCGGGCTGTCGGCTCGGAGATCAGTCTCAAGGTCGGAGACGCCGGTGCCGACGCGCAGGTCCGCGCCCGCGTCGGTCGCGCGCTCGTGAAGCCAGTCGTCCATCCGGGTTCGGTGGAATGTGTAGCCGAACTTCGGATAGGTGGCGTCCATTCCCGTTGTCCTCATCGTGACGGCGCTGTTCGGGCCGACAAAGTCAGTTCCTTTGAGTTCCCGGTGGATCACTTCGTCGGGGATTTCCCGGTAGTCGAAGTCCATGATGTCGATCCAGTAGTCGAGCATGCCAGCGGCATCGGTCGAGTCGGGGCCGAGTCCGTCTCGGTCCTCCCGCGGCACGCCCTGCTCGAAAAGCACGGTCTCTGCGCCGTGGGATGCGGCCCGTTCGGCTGCGGTTGCACCCGCGGGCCCACCGCCGACGATTGCGACATCAACGCGTTCCATACTCCCTTGGCACTCAGCCACCCGTATTAAACCGCATGAAATTCCCGCCGGGACGAACGCTTTTGGGACTGCCTCTCGAGCAGACGAATATGAGCGAGGGCAACACCGACGAGTTCGATGTTCTGGTGCTTCGAAAGGGGACACACGGCATTCCAATCGAACAGTACGCGGCCACACTGCGTGAGCGGCTACCGGACCGAACCGTTAGACTGGCGCGCACGCCAGCCCAAGAGCGTGCATTGATCGAAGACGCTGAGTTCGTCACCGGCATGCTCCTCGAGGATGGCGTCCTCGAGGCCGCCGCGAATCTTAAGCTCTTTGCCTGTGCGTACGCGGGCACGGGACACCTCCCGATGGATCAACTCGAGGAGCGCGACGTTGCGGTGACAAACGCCTCAGGGGTTCATGGCCCCAATATCGGCGAGCACGTACTGGGTGCAATGCTTCACTTTACGCGCCGGTTCCACGTCGGCCAACGCCAGCAAGCGCGCCGGGAGTGGCGCCACTATCAGGCCCATGAACTGCAGGGATCGACAGTGACAATCGTCGGCTTGGGCGCAATTGGGCAAGCAATTACGGAGCGTCTCGAGCCGTTTGGCGTAGACACGATTGGCGTCCGGTACACGCCTGAGAAAGGTGGGCCAACGGACGAGGTGATCGGCTTCGACGGCGATGCGTTCCACGAGGCGCTCGCCCGGACGGACTACCTCGTGCTCGCGTGTCCGCTGACGGAGACGACGCGCGGACTGGTGGGCCGCGAGGAGTTGTTGACCATCGACCCCGAGGCCGTCTTGGTTAACATCGCGCGCGGGCCAGTCGTCGATACCGATGCACTGCTCGAGGCACTTCGCGGGAATCAGATTCGTGGGGCGTCACTCGACGTGACCGATCCCGAGCCACTACCCGAGGATCACCCGTTGTGGAACTTCGGGAACGTCCAGATTACGCCACACAACGCGGGCCACACGCCGAAGTACTACGACCGTCTGGCCGACATCGTCGCCGAAAACGTCGAGCGGTTCGATGCGGGAGACGGCGCTGAGCTCCGCAATCAGGTGCTGTAAGCGCCGCGAGGAGTCCGGTCCAGCCTGCCGATACCCACCGTATTTTTTCGTTGCGGTCACGCAGTAGGCGTATGGACACACACTCGAGTCTCCACGTCAACCGCGGGGCGCGAACTCGTTCGACAACTGACGGGCAAACGGAGGGCACCCAATGACGCTAACGTTCGATGGCACGGTGCTCGTTCCCGTCGCTGACCCCGACGACAGTGAGCGAACGGCCACTGCACTCGCACCGCATCTCGAGGCCGGGAGCACGGCCATCATCGTCAACGTGATCGAGAAAGCAGGGGGTGCGCCTGATAAGGCACCGATGGACCAGCGCGAGAAGTACGCCAACGAAATGTTCGAACGCGCGCATGGGGCGCTCGAAGACTCTCCGGCGACGGTTGAGACGGACATTCTCTACGGAACCGATGTCGTCGAGCGCACGTTCGCGGAAGCCCAGGATTGCAACGCCGATGCCGTCGTCTTCACTGCTCGAGAGGGTAATCGCATCGCTGAACTGCTGACTGGTGACGTCGCTCGACGCATGGTCAAAGAAGCATCCGTGCCGGTTGTCGCACTGGCCCAGGCGTAGGTCGCCTATTTCGATTCGCCGAAGGCAGGTTGTGAACCGAGTCTGTTGGCGAGGAGATGGCGGAGTCCAACGACAAGGCCGTGATCCGGCCCGCTCGCCCACAGCGCAGTCTCTTCGATGTGATCAGATTGTGTCGAGTTCGTAACGCCACTGACAAGCACTGCCTGTCGGTCAGCCATGACCATGCGGCCGAGTCGCTTTTCTTTGAGTTCCGCTGGATCTGCTGCGAACTCAGTATTCCTCACGTGGGACGTCGGCACCGCCTCGCGGATTGTCTCTTCGGCTGCTACCGATGAAACTTCGACGAAAACGTTGACGCCGCGGTCGCTGGCTGAGGCGAGTGAATCGACAAATGAGTGGTCGAACGTCGTCTCGTCCGCAGCGAGCACGTAGACTTCCTCGGTCGCCTCATCGAGAAATGATTCGACTCTGTCGCTGACGTGGTCGTGATCGGCGATTGCCCACGCGCCTCGCTCGTCGAGGTCACTCGATTGCTGGATGTTCGAAAGCGCCTCGTCGGTCGCCTCGAGCGTGTCTGTGTACTTGTTTCGGAGTGTCTCGAGAGCGGCGTCCGTTGAAATAGCGCGATACTCACGTGGATCTGATTGCTGGATGTCGACCAGTCCGCGCCGATGGAGTCGTTCGACGGCGTCGTACACCCGCGAGCGTGGGACATCAGACAGCGTCGAAACCGTGGATGCGGTTGCTGTTGATACCCGTGAGAGCGCGACGAAACACCGCGCCTCATACTCGGTTAATCCCAACTCGATCAGGAGCTGCACCGCCTGCTCCGCTGTGGGCATAGACGAATATGGGCGAATCGAGTACTGGGCGTTCGGCTTGCAAGTGTCGGACCTTGGGTTCCCCTCGGCTCTATACGCCGCGGTCGCTTTCTGTCTCGTCGAGTGTGACGGTATTCTGCTCGAGGTCGAACTCGAGGAGCCCGGCTTCGACCAGTTTCGGGACGTGGTGATGGCGAAGCGAGATGCGGATGCGGCGGTTGGTGCCCACAAGGGCGTCACCACAGGCCGCAAGTGCCCCACGATCGCCTGCGTGGTCCGTCGACAGGAGGTGGTCTGCAAGGTCGGCGATTGGGACTGGCTCCGTCTCGGCTCGCGTCGAGAGATACTCGAGGATAGCGCGCCGGCGTGGATCATTGGCGGCGTCGACTCCGTGCGTATTCGATGTCGACTCGTCTGTCGATTCGCCTCGAGCGTCGTCAGATGTCGTAGAGACGGGCGTCAGCGATTCGGGATCGCTCACTACGGGGAGCATACCTGCTGTTGGGAGTGACTCGGTATGTGCTCCCTGCCAAAT from Natronolimnobius sp. AArcel1 carries:
- a CDS encoding NAD(P)/FAD-dependent oxidoreductase; translated protein: MERVDVAIVGGGPAGATAAERAASHGAETVLFEQGVPREDRDGLGPDSTDAAGMLDYWIDIMDFDYREIPDEVIHRELKGTDFVGPNSAVTMRTTGMDATYPKFGYTFHRTRMDDWLHERATDAGADLRVGTGVSDLETDLRADSPQGPTHTLTLSNGDQLEAQYVILADGPQRRITLDALDQFTAPGRSVSDHLSPPEANHIAYQEYREFPPELFDEFKDVLKFWWGYMPGETAYPWIFPNDGTVARVGLTMPIGMDLEDVENPAAYALLEPEDDRIPSGSEYIRRLLELEYGDEYNIEADIPIVEDRGKSKGTETYPISSTRPIDSPVGANIAVAGGAMGTTSAFHEGGYHVAVRTGKIAGRLAATDSLEHYNDVWKRAIGDEILRNVSFAAIVKEYQPDDWDWAFDVVSNMQGDSDDNALISKKYSAGIDAMKILARYKKRKHQFRNGKYVQLTEEQYLY
- a CDS encoding D-2-hydroxyacid dehydrogenase, whose product is MSEGNTDEFDVLVLRKGTHGIPIEQYAATLRERLPDRTVRLARTPAQERALIEDAEFVTGMLLEDGVLEAAANLKLFACAYAGTGHLPMDQLEERDVAVTNASGVHGPNIGEHVLGAMLHFTRRFHVGQRQQARREWRHYQAHELQGSTVTIVGLGAIGQAITERLEPFGVDTIGVRYTPEKGGPTDEVIGFDGDAFHEALARTDYLVLACPLTETTRGLVGREELLTIDPEAVLVNIARGPVVDTDALLEALRGNQIRGASLDVTDPEPLPEDHPLWNFGNVQITPHNAGHTPKYYDRLADIVAENVERFDAGDGAELRNQVL
- a CDS encoding universal stress protein, whose translation is MTLTFDGTVLVPVADPDDSERTATALAPHLEAGSTAIIVNVIEKAGGAPDKAPMDQREKYANEMFERAHGALEDSPATVETDILYGTDVVERTFAEAQDCNADAVVFTAREGNRIAELLTGDVARRMVKEASVPVVALAQA
- a CDS encoding TrmB family transcriptional regulator, which gives rise to MPTAEQAVQLLIELGLTEYEARCFVALSRVSTATASTVSTLSDVPRSRVYDAVERLHRRGLVDIQQSDPREYRAISTDAALETLRNKYTDTLEATDEALSNIQQSSDLDERGAWAIADHDHVSDRVESFLDEATEEVYVLAADETTFDHSFVDSLASASDRGVNVFVEVSSVAAEETIREAVPTSHVRNTEFAADPAELKEKRLGRMVMADRQAVLVSGVTNSTQSDHIEETALWASGPDHGLVVGLRHLLANRLGSQPAFGESK
- a CDS encoding ArsR family transcriptional regulator gives rise to the protein MLPVVSDPESLTPVSTTSDDARGESTDESTSNTHGVDAANDPRRRAILEYLSTRAETEPVPIADLADHLLSTDHAGDRGALAACGDALVGTNRRIRISLRHHHVPKLVEAGLLEFDLEQNTVTLDETESDRGV